From a single Aestuariibius sp. HNIBRBA575 genomic region:
- a CDS encoding NAD-dependent epimerase/dehydratase family protein: MAIKKNIIVIGGDGFCGWPTALHLSKQGHNITIVDNLSRRWIDQKMGADSLTPIASVEDRLAAWTETTRLEIEFASIDVAREFNRFTALLASVKPDVVIHFGEQRAAPYSMKGIDEKRYTVDNNISATHNLLAAVTELGIDPHIIHLGTMGVYGYDDDGIQIPEGYLSVYIPGDDKRIFQRDILYPTNPGSVYHMTKSMDQLLFQFYAKNDLLRITDLHQGIVWGTQTHETKLDERLINRFDYDGDYGTVLNRFLMQAVVGHPLTVHGTGGQTRAFIHIQDTVQCIALAVNNPPQRNGKVAIMNQMTECHTVRVLAEMVAAHSDTKVAYVDNPRNEAAENDLRVSNKSFIDLGLNPITLAEGLMDETQNIAVKYADRCIRKMIPCVSTWTDKQRPGVVKSAA; encoded by the coding sequence ATGGCTATCAAGAAAAATATCATCGTCATCGGTGGGGACGGGTTTTGCGGCTGGCCAACGGCGCTTCATCTGTCAAAACAAGGGCACAATATCACGATTGTTGATAACCTGTCCCGGCGCTGGATTGATCAAAAAATGGGTGCCGACAGCCTGACCCCGATTGCCTCGGTTGAGGATCGGCTCGCGGCCTGGACTGAAACAACAAGGCTGGAAATCGAATTTGCCAGCATTGATGTCGCACGCGAATTTAACCGGTTCACGGCCCTTTTGGCCTCCGTCAAACCGGATGTTGTGATCCATTTCGGTGAACAACGCGCCGCGCCCTATTCGATGAAGGGCATCGATGAAAAACGCTATACTGTCGATAATAATATCTCAGCCACGCACAATTTGTTGGCGGCCGTCACCGAACTTGGGATTGATCCGCATATCATCCATTTGGGAACAATGGGCGTCTATGGCTACGATGACGACGGTATCCAAATCCCAGAAGGCTATCTAAGCGTTTACATTCCTGGTGATGACAAACGGATTTTCCAGCGGGATATCCTGTATCCGACCAATCCCGGCAGCGTGTATCACATGACAAAATCCATGGATCAACTGCTGTTCCAATTCTACGCCAAAAACGATTTGCTGCGCATCACGGACCTGCACCAGGGCATCGTTTGGGGCACGCAAACCCACGAAACCAAGCTCGATGAGCGGCTGATCAATCGGTTTGATTATGACGGGGATTACGGGACGGTGTTGAACCGTTTCCTGATGCAAGCCGTGGTTGGCCATCCGTTGACTGTGCATGGCACGGGGGGGCAGACGCGCGCGTTCATTCACATTCAGGACACCGTGCAATGTATTGCTTTGGCGGTGAATAATCCCCCCCAACGAAACGGCAAAGTTGCGATCATGAACCAAATGACCGAATGCCACACCGTGCGCGTTTTGGCCGAAATGGTGGCGGCTCATTCCGATACCAAAGTTGCCTATGTGGATAATCCACGCAATGAGGCCGCTGAAAATGACCTGAGGGTTTCGAACAAATCATTCATTGATTTGGGGCTGAACCCGATCACTTTGGCCGAAGGGCTGATGGATGAAACGCAAAACATTGCTGTGAAATATGCGGATCGCTGCATTCGTAAAATGATCCCTTGTGTTTCAACGTGGACCGACAAACAGCGTCCGGGCGTGGTTAAATCTGCTGCCTAA
- a CDS encoding ATP-binding protein codes for MGPRLIIFGLIAGLIALLSVLIAQLPKDLRALSTAETDNTQWSVFQVETEFANLSATLAQQALAAAPDTDWVKLRADIALSRANIVTSGRNRILWVGNEEAEALLEQLRDFQASVAQILDQNDVLGRPEIADLRKLTQDIRPNVRRLALVGLQQGAQLSENRRDVFIEKLRWLGLVAIVLIAAFALALLYLAWLLAAARRKDEDLRSTSQRLAVTVSASLDGIVIANAHGEIIEFNGAASNIFGWSKAEILGQKMDQTIVPMHHRAGHAAGMKRYLSTGTPHVVGAGRIELSALRKTGEEFPIELNITSAMQNGEEIFIAYIRDISKQKISEQKLIDARDQAKRTDLAKSHFLAVMSHEMRTPLNGILGVLDLLKTTKLDKQQDRYVQVAAASGEILLEHINEALDITRIETGVMSLSPERFSLRQTVNRVADVLRTLATEKGLTLQVDFDPGMDRDFKADPVRVNQILTNLIGNAIKFTKTGGITLKVAGIHGPETTEATIVVTDTGPGIADENIEDIFQDFVALARPSGRQSRGDGLGLSISRKVARLMGGDLTAHSVVGQGSAFTLTLPLTRCCDDLPEISAQTTIANPKVGSVLIVEDNAINRSVLGDMLIGFGSNVTEAKDGLEGLKTAEETKFDLIVMDISMPFMDGIEVTRRIRQGDGPNKSTYILGLTAHGRQEYRDKAKAAGMEGFCTKPIRLSDLRATLDGIPLQGGADPQQTGLFAHDVLSELRDALGDQKTHKTAQAFFVELTEGVTKLREKSDLQQESAITDILHKLRGAAALLGLNALSVSLSKVSDAQHSQNQTAYEKGLHQVEHDASVTAKALNLLLDTTND; via the coding sequence TTGGGACCACGTCTCATCATATTTGGTTTGATTGCAGGGCTGATTGCCCTGCTTTCTGTCTTGATCGCGCAACTGCCCAAAGATTTGCGCGCATTGTCCACGGCTGAGACGGACAATACACAATGGTCGGTGTTTCAAGTTGAAACTGAGTTCGCCAATCTGAGCGCAACCCTTGCACAGCAGGCTTTGGCCGCAGCACCGGACACGGATTGGGTGAAATTGCGTGCGGATATTGCGCTTAGTCGCGCGAATATTGTGACCAGTGGGCGAAATCGGATCCTATGGGTTGGCAACGAAGAAGCCGAAGCCCTGCTCGAACAACTGCGTGATTTTCAAGCTTCAGTGGCTCAAATTCTGGACCAGAACGATGTTTTGGGACGTCCTGAAATTGCTGATTTGCGAAAACTGACGCAGGATATTCGCCCCAATGTGCGTCGCCTTGCATTGGTCGGGCTCCAGCAAGGGGCACAGCTTTCGGAAAACAGGCGCGACGTCTTTATTGAAAAACTGCGGTGGCTGGGATTGGTCGCGATTGTTTTGATCGCGGCCTTTGCCTTGGCTTTGCTCTATTTGGCGTGGCTACTGGCCGCAGCGCGGCGCAAAGACGAAGATTTGCGATCCACGTCTCAACGATTGGCAGTCACAGTATCGGCGTCGCTAGACGGGATTGTGATTGCCAATGCCCATGGAGAAATCATCGAATTCAACGGCGCCGCGTCCAACATTTTTGGCTGGTCCAAGGCAGAAATCCTGGGCCAGAAAATGGACCAAACCATCGTTCCCATGCATCACCGCGCTGGCCATGCGGCTGGAATGAAACGATATTTATCAACCGGAACACCGCATGTTGTTGGCGCTGGGCGGATTGAACTCTCAGCGCTTCGAAAAACCGGCGAGGAATTCCCGATAGAGCTGAATATCACGTCGGCAATGCAAAATGGCGAAGAGATATTTATCGCCTACATTCGTGACATCAGCAAACAGAAGATCAGCGAACAAAAGTTGATCGATGCCCGAGATCAGGCCAAACGCACGGATCTGGCTAAATCCCATTTCCTAGCGGTGATGAGCCATGAAATGCGCACGCCACTCAATGGCATTTTGGGTGTTTTGGATCTGTTGAAAACCACCAAACTGGACAAACAGCAGGACCGCTATGTTCAGGTGGCCGCCGCATCTGGCGAGATATTGCTGGAACATATCAACGAAGCGCTGGACATTACGCGGATCGAAACCGGGGTGATGTCGCTGTCGCCGGAACGGTTTTCACTGCGTCAAACCGTGAACCGTGTGGCGGATGTTTTGCGGACCTTGGCCACTGAAAAGGGCCTGACATTGCAGGTCGATTTTGACCCTGGGATGGATCGGGATTTTAAGGCAGACCCGGTGCGGGTGAACCAAATTCTGACCAATCTGATTGGCAACGCGATTAAATTCACCAAAACCGGCGGGATAACCTTAAAGGTCGCCGGCATTCACGGCCCGGAAACCACCGAAGCCACCATTGTTGTCACGGATACGGGGCCGGGTATTGCTGACGAAAACATCGAAGATATCTTTCAGGATTTTGTCGCTCTTGCCCGGCCCAGTGGTCGTCAATCGCGCGGCGATGGGCTTGGGCTGTCGATTTCTCGTAAAGTTGCGCGATTGATGGGGGGCGATCTGACCGCGCATAGCGTGGTGGGGCAGGGCAGTGCGTTCACGCTCACGCTGCCATTGACGCGGTGTTGTGATGATTTGCCTGAAATATCGGCGCAGACGACCATCGCCAATCCCAAAGTTGGATCGGTTCTGATCGTCGAAGACAACGCCATCAATCGGTCCGTTCTAGGCGATATGTTGATCGGATTTGGCAGCAATGTCACCGAAGCCAAAGATGGATTGGAAGGGTTGAAAACAGCCGAGGAGACCAAGTTTGATCTGATTGTGATGGATATCAGCATGCCGTTTATGGACGGGATCGAAGTGACCCGCCGCATTCGCCAAGGGGACGGTCCCAATAAATCCACCTATATTCTGGGGCTGACAGCGCATGGTCGTCAGGAATACCGCGACAAAGCCAAAGCCGCCGGGATGGAAGGGTTTTGTACCAAACCGATCCGATTGTCAGATTTGCGCGCCACATTGGACGGCATCCCGTTGCAGGGCGGTGCTGACCCACAACAGACGGGCCTGTTTGCCCATGATGTTTTGTCAGAATTGCGTGACGCATTGGGGGATCAAAAAACCCACAAAACCGCGCAGGCCTTTTTCGTTGAGTTGACCGAAGGGGTGACAAAGCTACGCGAAAAAAGCGACCTTCAGCAAGAGTCTGCCATCACAGATATTCTGCATAAATTGCGGGGTGCGGCGGCATTGTTGGGGTTGAACGCGCTGTCAGTGTCCCTGTCCAAAGTGAGCGACGCCCAGCACAGCCAGAATCAAACTGCGTATGAAAAGGGGCTGCATCAGGTTGAGCATGACGCGAGTGTAACCGCTAAGGCGCTGAATTTGCTGTTAGATACAACTAACGATTAG
- a CDS encoding oxidoreductase — translation MKTWIGALFVWIMSVVGVFAEPGTLIVEFGDQQVSLGLTELDAMPQSSFVTETIWTDGPVEFSGVTLFSILNLGDVEGQTLNMVALNDYAVQMPISDITEDHPIIATRINGAEMQVRDKGPYWIVYPYDRAPEYQTETIYARSIWQLVKLSVMN, via the coding sequence ATGAAAACTTGGATCGGAGCACTTTTCGTTTGGATAATGTCTGTTGTCGGCGTTTTCGCTGAACCGGGAACGCTGATTGTTGAGTTCGGTGATCAACAGGTTTCGCTGGGCTTGACTGAGTTGGATGCCATGCCGCAATCCAGTTTTGTGACCGAAACGATTTGGACGGATGGGCCCGTCGAATTTTCAGGGGTGACGTTGTTTAGCATTTTGAATCTAGGGGATGTAGAGGGGCAAACACTGAACATGGTCGCGTTGAATGATTATGCCGTTCAAATGCCCATTTCGGACATCACCGAGGATCACCCGATCATCGCCACCCGTATCAATGGTGCGGAAATGCAGGTCAGGGATAAGGGCCCATATTGGATTGTGTATCCATATGATAGGGCACCAGAATATCAAACCGAAACCATCTATGCGCGTTCGATCTGGCAATTGGTAAAGCTGTCGGTCATGAATTAA
- a CDS encoding response regulator, giving the protein MPTILIADDHDLVRDTIAAYLGKSDDFSIQTASTLPEAVGILRGMTSFDLAILDYNMPGMDGLAGLEQAIAEFPVTKFALMSGVAKAEVAREAMTIGAMGFFPKSLTADTMVNAIRFLLSGEKYFPFDLALVPENESKGTDFYGLSPREAQTLRGLCDGKSNKEIGRDLDLQEVTIKLHVKNILRKLDVKNRTQAALLAQTDGFR; this is encoded by the coding sequence ATGCCAACGATATTGATCGCCGACGACCATGATTTGGTCAGGGACACAATTGCCGCCTATTTGGGGAAATCGGATGATTTCTCCATTCAAACAGCCTCAACCCTTCCCGAAGCGGTTGGGATTTTACGCGGGATGACGTCCTTTGACCTTGCTATTTTGGACTATAACATGCCCGGAATGGACGGGTTAGCGGGGCTAGAACAGGCCATCGCAGAATTTCCTGTCACCAAATTTGCGCTGATGTCAGGCGTGGCCAAAGCCGAAGTCGCAAGAGAAGCGATGACCATTGGGGCGATGGGATTTTTCCCCAAATCGCTGACAGCCGATACGATGGTGAACGCGATCCGGTTTTTGTTATCAGGTGAAAAGTATTTCCCGTTTGATTTGGCCTTGGTGCCTGAAAACGAATCCAAAGGCACTGATTTTTATGGGCTTTCCCCCAGAGAGGCGCAAACATTGCGCGGGCTTTGTGATGGTAAATCCAACAAAGAAATCGGTCGCGACCTCGACTTGCAAGAGGTGACAATCAAACTGCATGTTAAAAACATTCTGCGCAAATTAGACGTCAAAAATCGCACTCAAGCCGCGCTATTGGCCCAAACGGATGGGTTTCGCTGA
- a CDS encoding ornithine cyclodeaminase family protein codes for MIPVLSSADIRPFLDIQNLIPTAKTAFQAISNGDVQTPVHVLHLNERADMHIKSATLPDCPIFTVKMAGWSGVLADQGLPTSSGMIAVFDSATCKPLAILCDDHLISDYRTAAAGAYVAQILAPKSASSAVVIGTGIQAGLQIEALLHVRAIKQVHIWGRSAAKALALKTNLQRKFPDVDFYVATDLANVVPQTDVIIAATGAKKPILRSEWVRPGQHITSVGSDDATKCEIDPVILKSANVYVDAISSAQRFGAPHHAIAAGFITASELIEIGEVGISCAANPDGPTLACLSGLGIQDLTAVASFWDKLRHNLTA; via the coding sequence ATGATCCCTGTTCTTAGCTCTGCGGACATTCGCCCTTTTTTAGACATTCAAAACCTGATCCCAACAGCAAAAACCGCGTTTCAGGCCATTTCAAACGGGGACGTTCAAACCCCGGTTCACGTTTTGCATCTAAATGAGCGCGCGGACATGCATATCAAATCGGCGACATTGCCCGATTGTCCGATTTTTACCGTGAAAATGGCCGGTTGGTCCGGTGTTTTGGCAGATCAAGGTCTGCCAACCTCTAGTGGGATGATCGCCGTTTTCGACAGCGCGACCTGCAAACCGTTGGCGATCCTCTGTGATGATCATCTGATATCAGACTACCGAACCGCAGCCGCAGGCGCCTATGTTGCGCAGATACTGGCCCCCAAATCGGCGTCATCTGCGGTGGTCATCGGAACCGGCATTCAGGCGGGTTTACAAATCGAAGCCCTGTTACATGTGCGCGCCATCAAACAGGTGCATATTTGGGGGCGATCTGCGGCCAAGGCATTGGCGTTAAAGACAAACCTGCAACGAAAATTTCCAGATGTGGATTTCTACGTTGCGACAGATTTGGCCAATGTGGTTCCACAGACCGATGTCATCATCGCCGCAACGGGGGCGAAAAAACCGATTTTGCGCAGCGAATGGGTGCGTCCGGGGCAGCACATCACGTCGGTTGGGTCAGACGATGCGACCAAATGTGAAATCGACCCCGTCATCCTGAAATCCGCAAATGTCTATGTGGACGCAATCAGCTCAGCCCAAAGGTTCGGAGCCCCGCACCATGCGATCGCGGCCGGGTTTATCACCGCGTCGGAGCTGATTGAAATTGGCGAGGTCGGCATTTCATGCGCGGCGAACCCGGATGGCCCGACGCTGGCTTGTTTGTCGGGGCTTGGAATTCAGGACCTAACAGCGGTGGCCAGTTTTTGGGACAAATTGCGGCACAACCTCACTGCTTAG
- a CDS encoding PhzF family phenazine biosynthesis protein, producing the protein MSSPQKTFNFIHCDVFAARPYSGNSLAVIFDSADLSDDQMLAITQELRHFESIFLTGNGGKISAKVFDLFEELPFAGHPIIGAACALHRQSGNSADQHWTIHLQGGRQVEVSTLHQNGRYWGALDQGRPDMIAQLENAASFAPLFNLSKTSDLPAEIISTGLKYLVIPVEGGLKEARITVPDLEERLHHLGAEFAYLFDVHSFEGRHWNNDGVMEDVATGSAAGVVGAYALKHGLVPANKSFVLKQGHFIGRPSEIIVTPYGDCDNVERVTVTGEVSFVGKGEVFEP; encoded by the coding sequence ATGTCATCTCCTCAAAAAACTTTCAACTTTATCCATTGTGATGTGTTTGCCGCGCGCCCTTATTCGGGCAATAGCCTTGCGGTGATATTCGACTCAGCCGACCTGAGCGATGATCAAATGCTCGCGATCACCCAAGAATTACGGCATTTTGAATCGATATTCCTGACTGGGAATGGGGGCAAAATATCAGCAAAAGTGTTTGATCTGTTTGAGGAACTGCCCTTTGCCGGCCATCCAATCATCGGGGCCGCCTGCGCGTTACATCGACAATCGGGTAACAGCGCAGATCAGCATTGGACCATTCATTTGCAGGGCGGGCGCCAGGTTGAGGTTTCGACGCTACATCAAAATGGACGATATTGGGGGGCGTTGGATCAGGGTCGCCCAGACATGATCGCTCAGCTTGAAAACGCGGCCAGTTTTGCCCCGTTGTTCAATCTTTCTAAAACGTCTGACCTACCGGCCGAAATCATTTCAACCGGATTAAAATATTTGGTGATCCCGGTTGAGGGCGGGTTGAAAGAGGCGCGTATCACCGTGCCGGATTTAGAAGAAAGGCTGCATCATTTGGGCGCAGAATTTGCCTATCTTTTTGACGTGCACAGCTTTGAGGGACGCCACTGGAACAATGATGGGGTCATGGAAGACGTCGCCACCGGCAGCGCGGCGGGCGTGGTCGGGGCCTATGCGTTGAAACATGGATTGGTGCCAGCAAATAAAAGCTTTGTTCTAAAACAGGGGCATTTCATCGGCCGCCCAAGTGAAATCATCGTAACCCCTTATGGGGATTGCGATAATGTCGAACGCGTCACCGTCACAGGCGAGGTTAGCTTTGTCGGGAAAGGCGAGGTTTTTGAACCATGA
- a CDS encoding ArsR/SmtB family transcription factor, giving the protein MNDYSGDAFVSSARGLSALAHENRLRIVHWLSDPERFFPPQVDGDLVKDGVCVSFITYKIGLKQPTVTNHMKVLQEAGLVDSKKIKNWVFYKLRQDQVRQLVKMIDEII; this is encoded by the coding sequence ATGAATGACTATTCAGGTGACGCCTTTGTGTCAAGCGCGCGCGGCCTGTCAGCGCTGGCGCATGAAAACCGGCTGCGGATTGTACATTGGCTGTCTGATCCTGAACGTTTCTTTCCGCCTCAGGTGGATGGGGATTTGGTGAAGGATGGCGTTTGTGTCAGCTTTATCACCTATAAAATCGGGTTAAAGCAGCCCACCGTGACCAACCACATGAAAGTGCTGCAGGAAGCGGGATTGGTCGATAGCAAGAAGATCAAGAACTGGGTTTTTTACAAGTTGCGACAGGATCAGGTCAGACAACTTGTTAAAATGATTGATGAAATCATCTAG
- a CDS encoding putative bifunctional diguanylate cyclase/phosphodiesterase: MSKSIETLKSDLLDRSPAPVVVGDVSIKTGDICVVYCNFAFLDVIGTTAENATGLSFETFLDADSFAQLRQISHAPNQCEQDRVLNNLVILGGDGTAQMRGAAMNVTGHVSTAGHLVTLTWDLQTETSSSAAKPDNCHHTAPPITAPSRFEAAMDAFPDPFVIYDVNLNLVSWNAAYALSMTDCPTDLQKGMPIRDVLAIGVANGRIPEAVGREQEWIEETASPDAMSNKTLDIELWDDIHHRLFRYRTENGDYVVIRLNSTELVRQKRTAEEAKLRLISALNAYPSPFVIYDSADCLVAWNDAYRASMSGENDPIMVGMHRTEVARIAIRAGKFADAIGREEEWMSDEHQQKTVETPIQDIELTGDIHHRLLRSRAENGDLVIVRLDTTELVRQRRSVEQHAAQLERANLEISHQAEHDDLTGLGNRRLFKRKLQEFAAKRQVSGGEIAVLHIDLDRFKLINDTMGHAAGDQVLLDVASRIRSRATSEEVVTRIGGDEFVVLILVGDDQDRPKDLSKQLLADFTRPAHFEGKECRFGASIGLATTPVTGIDDLLANSDLALYRAKNMGRGRLGIFDQSDFEMARNQKTLADEVLRGIENQEFIPYFQPQIDAKTGVVIGLEALARWQHPERGTLAPDAFLQVAMDLDVIADIDKMIFERAVVDCTARFAHIGAYPTLSFNVSASRVHDHDPTELRLMQQMYPGNIGFELLETIFLEEEDEAFLFKVDQYREMGFTIEVDDFGSGRASVVALQRINPDRLKIDRRLVAPITQTQSGLRLLKSIVDIGHALNIGVTAEGVETQKQADLLTKVGCDRLQGFHIARPMPVEQVTQFLIDQPRRGRVGGKPA, translated from the coding sequence ATGTCGAAGTCGATTGAAACGTTGAAATCTGACCTATTGGATCGAAGCCCAGCCCCTGTGGTGGTTGGTGACGTGTCCATTAAAACGGGCGATATTTGTGTTGTTTACTGCAATTTTGCATTCCTCGATGTCATTGGTACAACAGCGGAAAATGCAACAGGGCTGTCATTTGAAACGTTTTTAGATGCTGATAGTTTCGCTCAGCTTCGCCAGATCAGTCATGCGCCGAACCAATGTGAACAGGATCGGGTTCTCAACAATCTCGTGATCTTGGGGGGGGATGGCACCGCACAAATGCGTGGCGCAGCAATGAACGTCACCGGACATGTGTCAACCGCCGGGCATTTGGTGACGCTGACTTGGGATTTACAGACCGAAACATCAAGTTCCGCGGCTAAACCCGATAATTGCCACCACACGGCCCCCCCGATCACTGCGCCGTCCCGCTTTGAGGCTGCGATGGACGCATTTCCAGACCCGTTCGTGATCTATGATGTGAATCTAAATCTGGTCAGCTGGAATGCCGCCTATGCGTTGTCGATGACAGATTGTCCCACGGATTTGCAAAAAGGCATGCCCATTCGCGACGTGCTGGCGATTGGGGTCGCAAACGGGCGCATCCCCGAAGCGGTGGGCCGTGAACAAGAGTGGATCGAAGAAACCGCGTCGCCCGATGCAATGAGCAACAAAACTCTGGATATTGAGCTTTGGGATGACATTCATCACCGCCTGTTTCGGTATCGCACCGAAAATGGGGATTATGTGGTGATCCGGTTGAATTCAACCGAATTGGTTCGACAGAAACGCACCGCAGAAGAGGCCAAGCTTAGGCTCATTTCCGCCCTCAACGCCTATCCATCCCCCTTTGTGATTTATGATTCCGCCGATTGTCTGGTGGCATGGAATGATGCCTATCGTGCGTCCATGTCTGGTGAAAACGACCCCATCATGGTTGGGATGCACCGGACCGAAGTGGCGCGGATCGCAATACGGGCCGGTAAATTTGCCGACGCCATCGGGCGCGAAGAAGAATGGATGTCTGACGAACATCAGCAAAAAACCGTAGAAACACCCATTCAGGACATTGAATTGACGGGTGATATTCATCACAGGTTGCTTCGGTCACGGGCGGAAAATGGTGACTTGGTGATTGTTCGGCTCGATACAACGGAACTGGTGCGCCAACGCCGGTCGGTTGAACAACATGCCGCGCAACTTGAACGCGCGAATTTGGAAATCTCACACCAAGCGGAACACGACGATTTAACCGGGCTGGGCAATCGCAGATTGTTTAAACGCAAATTGCAAGAATTCGCCGCCAAACGTCAGGTTTCAGGCGGTGAAATCGCCGTTTTGCACATCGATCTGGACCGTTTCAAACTGATCAATGACACGATGGGTCATGCAGCTGGCGATCAGGTTCTACTGGATGTCGCATCCCGTATCAGAAGCCGTGCAACCTCAGAAGAAGTGGTCACTCGCATCGGGGGGGACGAATTTGTCGTTCTGATCCTGGTGGGCGATGATCAGGACAGACCCAAAGATTTATCCAAACAATTGCTGGCTGATTTCACACGGCCCGCTCATTTTGAAGGCAAGGAATGCCGTTTTGGGGCCTCTATCGGGTTGGCAACCACCCCGGTCACCGGCATCGACGATTTGCTCGCGAATTCCGACCTTGCTTTGTACCGGGCCAAAAACATGGGTCGCGGGCGTTTGGGGATATTTGACCAATCCGATTTTGAAATGGCGCGTAACCAAAAAACACTGGCAGACGAGGTGTTGCGCGGCATCGAAAACCAAGAGTTTATTCCATATTTTCAGCCCCAGATTGATGCAAAAACGGGCGTGGTGATCGGGCTTGAGGCGCTGGCGCGGTGGCAACATCCAGAACGCGGAACCTTGGCCCCAGATGCGTTTTTACAGGTTGCGATGGATCTCGATGTGATTGCGGATATCGACAAGATGATCTTTGAACGCGCTGTTGTCGATTGTACGGCCCGTTTTGCGCATATCGGGGCTTATCCGACGCTTTCCTTTAATGTCAGCGCATCGCGGGTGCATGATCACGACCCAACCGAACTTCGCCTGATGCAACAAATGTATCCCGGAAATATAGGTTTTGAACTTTTGGAAACGATCTTCTTAGAAGAAGAAGACGAGGCGTTTTTGTTTAAGGTCGATCAATATCGCGAAATGGGGTTTACGATTGAGGTCGACGATTTCGGAAGCGGCCGAGCGTCTGTTGTCGCGCTTCAACGTATCAATCCGGATCGGCTTAAAATTGATCGTCGACTTGTTGCCCCCATCACTCAAACACAAAGCGGGCTACGGTTGTTAAAATCGATTGTGGACATTGGTCATGCCCTAAACATTGGCGTCACTGCAGAAGGCGTCGAAACACAAAAACAAGCGGATCTACTGACCAAAGTCGGGTGTGATCGCCTGCAAGGGTTCCACATTGCCCGACCAATGCCAGTAGAACAGGTCACGCAGTTCCTGATCGATCAGCCGCGTCGCGGTCGTGTCGGTGGTAAACCCGCGTAA